AGATGTACCTAATAATAATGTATTAGCATTACTTTGTATTAGAGAAATCTGTTGACAGATCCACTTTTAAGGGGTAATCGCTTCTGCTTCAGGAGGTGAGCGGGGCCCTGGACAGGAGCCCTGAGATCTGACTCCTTTCTGTCCAAGTTTTTGTACccgcagattttttatttttttttttaatctacatgCTGCCTTTTATTTTAAGGTCAAAATTTGATCTGTGTTTGCAGATTTTTCAATCCATGTCAATTTCGCCGGTTTTTTGTGTGCGTCGTTTTCAATTTGCGTATCTTGCCTATAGACCTAggtggcttaaagggacactgtcacctgaatttggagggaacaatctttagccatggaggcggggttttggggtgtttgattcaccctttccttacccgctggctgcaatattggattgaagttcattctctgtcctccgtagtacatgcctgcacagtgcaatcttgccttgcacaggcgtgtactatggagcacagacaataaacttcaatccaatattgtagccagcatgcagccagcgggtaaggaaagggtgaatcaaacacccaaaaaccccgcctccatggctgaagattgttccctccaaattcaggtgacagtgtccctttaagtttgcaCGAAAAAATATCTGATCTGATGCAGATgagaagaaatataaaaaaaaaaaagttaaaaatatagAATATACTCCACATTGTGAGTGATTTCCACCGTCCTAGCAGGACTTCCATGCTGGTTTCGCCACATTCTGCTCCTCAGGGGCTCTAGCGGTCACATGCAATGAAATGTTACTTGAAGGGGTCGTGGTGGAAGTCGCTAATTTGCAACATGATTTTGTGTAGATTTGCTGCAGAAGTGTTTTGATTAAATCAACAAAGTGTGAACATACTCTAATAAAGAAAAGCGGCTCTAGATTTCTTATATTCATTGCTAATAAAAGCATTTATTAAAGCAGACCTGTCGGGAGAGATGAGCGGACTTCCTAAACACCCATGATGGTCAGAGGTGACCATAATTTTGGCTGCATAATGTAGCACACATTAACGGAAGTAAAGGCAATAATCCTCGTGTTTCCGAGACACGGCTGCATTTTCTCCTGCGTCATCACTTCTGCATATTTTGCTTTCATTTTTAACTGGTAGAACTGGAAATATGAGTCCTTGTGACTTATTTCCCGGGTTTAATGGTTGACGCCTCTGGAGTGAGTGCAACAGGAGATCTGCGTTGGATCCGGTATTGCCAGCCGCTGTTATCGGTCTTTTGATTGATTTTTGCCACAATGGAGTCGCTGAACGCCGAGCTGATCTGCCCCATCTGTCTGGACCTCTATGATGACCCCGTGATGCTGAGCTGTGGGCACAACTTCTGCCAGGAGTGCATCAATCATGCCCTGGATTTTCCCAATGGATCTACAGACTTTAAATGTCCCGAGTGCAATGCAGTGTTTCTCCGACGTCCTGCCCTGCAGCGAAACCTGAAGCTGCGAAACATAGTGCAGCACCTACAAAGGGCTTCTCGCAACAATCTACAACGTTCTCTCTTGGAGCTACGCAGGGAGCAAGATGCCACCGAAAAAAGGCTTCATGGCCTCAACGAACAGAAAAGTCAAATTCAGGAAAGCTCACAGGCTCTGGAAATCGTCTTAAACACATTTTTTACCATGATCGAAAAAGATATCAGGAGATCCCGGAAGATTGTTCTGGGGGAAATCTCTAGGAAAAAGGAGCACGCGCTGGTGCAGGTCTCCAAATTAATGGAGGAGCTGGCGTTAAGGAAGCAGGAGCTGTCCAGGAGGGTACATGAGACGCAGGAGCTGCTCCTCGTGGgcggtcctgtagtgatgtcacagtTGGAGCCTGAAATAGAGGACGGGAAATTGCGAAGTGATAGCGCTGCAATTTTTTGGGATGAAACGCCCATCAGTTTGACTTTTAAGAAGTGCTTGTCCGGCGTGGTTCATATGTTTTCAGAATTAATTCAAATAATGCCCGAGCCAAAGACCTTGGACATAATCCTGGATGTAAACACCGCCTGTAAGGATATACACGTATCGCCTGACCGCAGATCCGCCTCCAATATCGGCGCCCACCAGGGGCATCCAGAGGGGCCGGAGCGCTTTACCATCTGCCAGCTTCTGAGCACCTGTAGCCTTTCAACGCAGAGTTATTGGAAAGTGGATGTCAGTAAAGCCGAGGAATGGATTATCGGAGTGGCTTACCATAGCATGGGCCGGAAAGCGCTGACCAGTGACGCCTACATAGGGTACAACAACAAGTCGTGGGGTCTGGAGTGCCGCCAAAGCCTTTCTGCCCTGCATAATAACGTGAGGCAAGAAGTGACCGTCAACTCTCCCGTCAAGCTGCTCGGGGTGTATGTGAACTATGAATCCGGACTAATATCGTTTTATCGGCTCAACAATCAATTCAGACACTTGTTTAGCTTCTCTGCCACCTTCACCGAGAGACTTCACGCTGCCTTCTGCGTGTTCCCAAATGGTTGCATAACAATCCGAAAAAGGAAGAGGGATCGTTAAATGTGTCTATGCCCAAAATTATACCCCCTTTCCAACTTTTCCTATGGACAGCATACACTTTTGGATAAGATGTGTCCCTGTAAtagtcctggtggtctagagtagttgACCATTGGTTCATAGGGGCTCTGTCTCCTTTATAAAAGGTGTGGCAGCAGTACGATTCATATCATTTAACCACAGGGTCAGAGGGGGGAATTTTGGGCCAAATCTAGTTTTTCTACCCCTTTACACAACATTTTTAAATGCTGTACCCACCTCATGTTTGTACAGAATAATCTCTCCTGTTCTGTGCACATATAGCACCGCCATTTTATGCATATAAATACTGCTGCAATGCTATACACATACTGTAAATACCACTGCTATGCTACATACACACTATTACATTATTTAAAAAATGCTCTTGCCCCATGTGTGCATAAATAATGCTGTTCTGCCATACAAATCTTATAAATACTACTACGATGCTATATGTACAATATTACATTACCAAAAAATAATGTTGCCCTATGCGTAAATAATGCTTCTATGCCAACTGTAAATATAACTGCTATACTGTACGTATACACAATATTACATTACCTAGCAAAAAATTGTCCCATATATGCATAAATAGCGCTGTTGTGCCATACACATACTGTAAATACCACTGCTACACTATAAACACAATATTACATTGCTTAAAAAATACCGTTAACCCATATACTATATACCGTAAATAAATAATGCTGCTATGCCATACACATACTGTAAATACCACTGCTACGCTATACACACAATATTACATTGCTTAAAAAAAATACACTTGCCCTATACTGTATAAATGCTGCTATGCCATAATCCAATTATAAATACCACTGCTATACTGTATACACTATGACACTACCTAGCACAAAACTTGCCCCATATATGCATAAATAGTCCAGCCATGACATACGCATACTGTTACGCTATATACACTATTACATTGCTTAAAAAATActgctgctctatatactgtatacataaataatgctgccatgCCATAAACCAACTGTAAATACCACCGATATGCTATAAACACAATATTTTATTATCTAAAAAAAACTGTTGCTCCATATATGCATAAATAATGCGGCTATGCCATACACAAACTAAATATCActgctacactatatacacagtatTATATCACTTTAATACTTTTGCCCTCATTATGCATGCATAGTGCTGCTATATTGTGATTCTACCGACTTTTATGTCCTTTGGGAAATTTTGAGGTCATGAGAGGGTAAAAAATGATCTTACCGCAACCATGTATGCATCATTATTCTGTGTCAGCTCTTATCATTGAATGAAGACAATGTTGAATCATGC
The nucleotide sequence above comes from Ranitomeya imitator isolate aRanImi1 chromosome 7, aRanImi1.pri, whole genome shotgun sequence. Encoded proteins:
- the LOC138645275 gene encoding E3 ubiquitin-protein ligase TRIM39-like encodes the protein MESLNAELICPICLDLYDDPVMLSCGHNFCQECINHALDFPNGSTDFKCPECNAVFLRRPALQRNLKLRNIVQHLQRASRNNLQRSLLELRREQDATEKRLHGLNEQKSQIQESSQALEIVLNTFFTMIEKDIRRSRKIVLGEISRKKEHALVQVSKLMEELALRKQELSRRVHETQELLLVGGPVVMSQLEPEIEDGKLRSDSAAIFWDETPISLTFKKCLSGVVHMFSELIQIMPEPKTLDIILDVNTACKDIHVSPDRRSASNIGAHQGHPEGPERFTICQLLSTCSLSTQSYWKVDVSKAEEWIIGVAYHSMGRKALTSDAYIGYNNKSWGLECRQSLSALHNNVRQEVTVNSPVKLLGVYVNYESGLISFYRLNNQFRHLFSFSATFTERLHAAFCVFPNGCITIRKRKRDR